In one window of Methanolobus mangrovi DNA:
- a CDS encoding endonuclease V: MDRYSQLYGQPSNKNELDHWFDPGSHTLKELRKLQETAIHNLSIVDGYEKIDRIAGTDCAYFDDKIICVMVVLDYTTLEVIEKKYTVQKVVFPYIPTYLNFREGKAIASTFLELGNKPDIVMFDSCGINHPTRAGMASYFGVVMDVPTIGVSKKILCGISETPAEVEESRKLIYDEEQVGWLLKSNKRSNPIIVAPGHKVSLESCLKIVKHCLKGYKLPEPTRLAHMYANEVKKFVSGREVKE, encoded by the coding sequence GTGGACCGGTATTCACAACTGTACGGGCAACCATCGAATAAGAATGAACTGGACCACTGGTTCGACCCTGGTTCCCATACACTGAAAGAACTTAGAAAACTTCAGGAAACAGCCATACATAATTTGAGTATTGTGGATGGCTATGAGAAGATAGACAGGATAGCTGGCACAGACTGCGCATATTTCGATGATAAGATCATCTGTGTGATGGTTGTCCTGGACTATACAACCCTTGAAGTCATAGAAAAGAAATATACCGTACAGAAAGTGGTTTTTCCATATATTCCCACCTACCTGAACTTCAGGGAAGGAAAAGCCATTGCTTCTACTTTTTTAGAACTTGGGAACAAGCCGGACATAGTGATGTTTGACTCCTGTGGCATCAATCATCCTACAAGAGCAGGAATGGCAAGTTATTTCGGAGTTGTAATGGATGTACCGACAATAGGTGTTTCGAAGAAGATACTTTGTGGCATTTCAGAAACACCTGCAGAAGTTGAAGAATCCCGGAAGTTGATATACGACGAGGAGCAGGTTGGCTGGTTACTGAAAAGCAATAAAAGGAGTAATCCCATAATAGTCGCACCCGGACATAAAGTATCTCTGGAAAGCTGCCTGAAAATTGTAAAACATTGCCTGAAAGGATACAAGCTTCCCGAACCTACAAGGCTTGCACATATGTATGCAAATGAAGTAAAGAAATTCGTGTCAGGAAGAGAGGTCAAAGAATGA
- a CDS encoding DUF169 domain-containing protein, with protein MNSCRYPNIKALMDNGQPVCITLCEDEGSTSDLLYCELVHMARTGDSFCIEHQRCRPGDYILGISETSPADYYLKSHRYKDLKTAENAVSSLPRIKKGFKSLRIEPLKENEGKFDVLLLYLKPERVMKIIQAYAYHNGEGITSRSIGAASICGDCTARPLQEGIGISYGCKGSRKHSGYPNEEVPIGISYELVNTIEEGLKNIPATFD; from the coding sequence ATGAACTCATGCAGATATCCCAATATTAAGGCGCTCATGGACAATGGTCAACCTGTGTGCATCACGCTATGTGAAGATGAAGGCAGCACATCTGACCTCCTGTACTGTGAACTTGTACATATGGCAAGAACCGGAGACTCATTCTGCATAGAACACCAGCGATGCAGGCCGGGAGATTATATATTGGGCATAAGTGAAACCAGTCCTGCAGACTATTACCTGAAATCTCACAGGTACAAAGACCTGAAGACTGCAGAAAATGCTGTGAGTTCCCTTCCAAGAATAAAAAAAGGGTTCAAATCCTTAAGAATTGAGCCATTGAAAGAAAACGAAGGGAAATTCGATGTACTCCTGCTTTATCTCAAACCGGAAAGAGTAATGAAGATAATACAGGCATATGCATACCATAACGGTGAAGGGATCACATCAAGATCCATTGGTGCAGCATCCATATGCGGTGATTGTACTGCAAGACCGCTTCAGGAAGGAATTGGCATATCCTATGGATGCAAAGGTTCAAGAAAACATAGCGGCTATCCTAATGAAGAAGTACCTATCGGCATAAGTTATGAATTGGTAAACACAATAGAAGAGGGATTAAAGAATATCCCTGCAACATTTGACTGA
- a CDS encoding DUF473 domain-containing protein — protein sequence MEYVALTGISERVISELRQNRLLTIEIRNPYNFMAALHLNVGDMLLLTHTSPEDLTGGSMGVVAKLVRHQISTHRLMQSSELYYEERETTSLRLQLDPKCIARVRKVLNNTIGEATKVDAEEIPLYNAR from the coding sequence ATGGAATATGTTGCTTTAACAGGAATATCTGAACGTGTTATATCTGAACTAAGGCAAAACCGGCTTCTTACTATTGAAATAAGAAACCCTTATAATTTCATGGCTGCTTTGCATCTGAATGTAGGTGATATGTTATTACTTACACACACAAGTCCTGAGGACCTCACAGGCGGAAGTATGGGGGTAGTTGCAAAATTGGTCAGGCATCAGATATCTACTCATCGTCTGATGCAGAGCAGTGAGCTTTACTACGAAGAACGTGAGACCACAAGCCTCAGGTTGCAGCTTGACCCAAAATGTATTGCACGTGTGCGTAAGGTGCTGAACAATACGATAGGTGAGGCTACAAAGGTCGATGCGGAAGAGATTCCACTCTACAATGCCAGATAA
- a CDS encoding proteasome assembly chaperone family protein, which produces MAVTDYDNNNVKIITTDIKSENPILVEGFPGIGLVGNIASQQIIDELKMDYLGSIDSRHFPPIAVLYEGLINMPVRIYESVEHNMVMVVSDIPINPVVAYDISKALLDWAQAINVKEIVSLAGIATMSEDHKVFGAATTLEMLERIRDKVELFQMGTISGISGSIMGECFVRKMPAISLLGSTMSQNPDPRAAAVVIDVLNILYDLKIDTESLIEQAEKIEIEMQRLAEDVRTAEQPAGPRKEFPMYG; this is translated from the coding sequence TTGGCAGTAACAGATTATGATAATAACAATGTAAAGATCATAACCACAGATATAAAATCAGAGAATCCTATTTTAGTAGAGGGTTTTCCGGGAATCGGTCTTGTAGGTAATATTGCAAGCCAGCAGATTATTGACGAATTGAAGATGGACTACCTTGGTTCCATTGACTCAAGACACTTCCCACCCATTGCAGTCCTCTATGAAGGTCTTATAAACATGCCTGTGAGGATATATGAAAGTGTGGAACATAACATGGTGATGGTGGTTTCCGATATCCCTATCAATCCGGTAGTGGCCTACGATATAAGTAAAGCTCTTCTGGACTGGGCACAAGCCATCAACGTCAAGGAAATAGTCTCCCTCGCAGGCATCGCAACCATGAGTGAAGACCACAAGGTCTTTGGTGCTGCAACAACCCTTGAGATGCTGGAACGGATAAGGGATAAGGTAGAACTTTTCCAGATGGGCACAATTTCCGGTATATCCGGCAGTATCATGGGTGAATGCTTTGTGCGTAAAATGCCCGCAATAAGTCTTTTGGGTTCTACCATGAGCCAGAATCCGGATCCACGGGCAGCAGCAGTAGTGATTGATGTCCTGAACATTCTTTATGACTTAAAGATCGATACTGAAAGCCTTATTGAACAGGCAGAGAAGATCGAAATAGAAATGCAGCGTCTGGCTGAGGATGTAAGGACCGCTGAACAGCCAGCAGGGCCAAGAAAAGAGTTCCCTATGTACGGGTGA
- a CDS encoding pyruvate kinase alpha/beta domain-containing protein: protein MDKSITYFDDVGKANTEEVMKLSAKRAAELGIKHVVLASTSGETALVAAEAFKDQDVKLIAITHQYGLKESGKWEVDEDKLKKLNELGVVMTTQSHMFSGVERAISNRIGGASRADVISDTLRAVFGKGFKVAIESAMMAADSGHIPVSPETEIIAIGGTRQGADVSVVLRPAHSFDFFSIQVREIIAMPRAKEEPK, encoded by the coding sequence GTGGATAAATCAATAACATATTTTGATGATGTAGGTAAAGCAAATACAGAAGAAGTAATGAAATTATCTGCAAAAAGAGCAGCAGAACTTGGAATAAAACATGTGGTCCTGGCGAGCACAAGCGGTGAGACAGCACTTGTGGCTGCAGAAGCATTCAAGGATCAGGACGTAAAACTGATCGCTATAACCCACCAGTATGGACTGAAGGAAAGCGGAAAATGGGAAGTTGACGAGGATAAACTGAAGAAACTGAACGAACTGGGAGTCGTAATGACCACACAGTCCCACATGTTCTCAGGTGTCGAGCGTGCAATCTCAAACCGCATTGGCGGTGCAAGTCGTGCTGACGTAATATCTGATACATTGCGTGCTGTTTTCGGAAAAGGATTCAAGGTAGCCATTGAATCTGCAATGATGGCTGCAGATTCAGGACATATCCCGGTTTCCCCTGAAACAGAGATAATAGCTATAGGTGGAACTAGACAGGGTGCTGATGTTTCAGTTGTGCTCAGGCCTGCGCATTCTTTCGATTTCTTCAGCATTCAGGTAAGAGAAATAATAGCAATGCCAAGGGCTAAGGAAGAGCCAAAATAA
- a CDS encoding F420-dependent methylenetetrahydromethanopterin dehydrogenase — protein MAKIGFIKLGNLGMSQVIDLVQDEIAAREGITIRSFGTGPKMGKDEAAATEELKNFDADFYVMISPNSSAPGPTAAREIYKDVPCIVISDGPTKKEDRAALEEAGFGYIIMTVDPLIGAKTEFLDPVEMASFNSDAMKVLSTCGVVRLIQEELDKVAAMADEGKALELPHILAKPEKCIERAGFSNPYAKAKALAALHMADMVAKINFPACFMMKEIEQVTLTTAAGHEMMRAAAQLAIDAREIEKANNSVFRQPHAKKGHLMTKTALYEKPQ, from the coding sequence ATGGCAAAGATTGGATTTATTAAACTCGGTAACTTAGGTATGAGCCAGGTTATAGACCTCGTTCAGGATGAGATCGCAGCAAGAGAAGGAATTACTATCCGTTCTTTCGGAACCGGTCCTAAAATGGGTAAAGACGAAGCAGCAGCAACAGAAGAACTCAAAAACTTCGATGCTGACTTCTACGTAATGATCAGCCCTAACTCAAGTGCACCAGGCCCAACAGCAGCACGTGAGATATACAAGGATGTTCCATGTATCGTTATCTCAGACGGTCCAACAAAGAAGGAAGACCGCGCAGCACTTGAGGAAGCAGGCTTTGGTTACATTATCATGACCGTTGACCCACTCATCGGCGCAAAGACCGAATTCCTTGACCCTGTAGAGATGGCATCATTCAACTCTGACGCAATGAAAGTACTTTCAACATGTGGTGTTGTAAGACTTATTCAGGAAGAGCTCGACAAAGTTGCCGCAATGGCAGACGAAGGCAAGGCACTCGAACTCCCACACATCCTCGCAAAGCCAGAGAAGTGTATCGAGAGAGCAGGTTTCAGCAACCCATACGCAAAGGCAAAGGCACTTGCAGCTCTTCACATGGCTGACATGGTCGCAAAGATCAACTTCCCTGCATGCTTCATGATGAAGGAGATCGAGCAGGTTACTCTCACAACAGCAGCAGGTCATGAGATGATGCGCGCAGCAGCACAGCTGGCAATCGACGCAAGAGAGATCGAGAAAGCAAACAACAGTGTCTTCAGACAGCCACACGCAAAGAAAGGCCACCTGATGACCAAGACAGCTCTCTACGAGAAGCCACAGTAA
- a CDS encoding ATP-binding protein, translating into MITETDFKERYYGILKGYVTTREEKYLMRSEDLGYELVRCNVPPEDIVELHELAISRLATDLPAKNMMECVGFLSTPLVELMMAYGLAFRQWIDDLEKSKQELIMYAQELQHSNELKELFADIMRHDLLNPASLVNGFVSILLEWEEDEKKKSLLTNIEKSNRNLVYIIEKAAEFAKLDSVEELDYSTHDLGLILQDIVDTFMPKFEENEMTVDMGIDRSYPSLVNPLIEQVFVNLISNAIKYGPKGGHVDISISDAGKEWQVNVKDNGSGIPEQDREMIFTRFSRLDKVNKGSIKGTGLGLAIVHKIVTLHNGGVGVDSNSPENGSNFWVRLNKAPTI; encoded by the coding sequence ATTATTACGGAAACCGATTTTAAAGAAAGGTATTATGGGATTCTGAAAGGTTATGTTACCACTCGTGAAGAAAAATACCTGATGCGTTCTGAAGATCTAGGCTATGAATTGGTCAGGTGCAATGTCCCTCCGGAAGATATTGTTGAACTACATGAATTAGCGATCTCAAGGCTAGCCACTGACCTTCCTGCAAAGAATATGATGGAATGTGTAGGTTTCCTTTCCACACCACTTGTAGAACTTATGATGGCATATGGTCTTGCGTTCAGGCAATGGATCGATGATCTGGAAAAAAGCAAACAGGAACTCATTATGTATGCTCAGGAGTTACAACATTCCAATGAGCTGAAAGAGCTTTTTGCTGACATTATGCGTCATGATCTCCTGAATCCTGCTTCTTTGGTCAACGGCTTTGTTTCTATTCTGCTTGAATGGGAGGAAGATGAAAAGAAAAAGTCCCTACTTACAAATATAGAAAAGAGCAACCGAAATCTTGTATACATTATAGAGAAAGCAGCAGAATTTGCCAAACTGGATTCTGTGGAAGAACTGGATTATTCTACTCATGACCTTGGCTTAATTCTACAGGATATCGTGGATACTTTTATGCCCAAGTTCGAGGAAAATGAAATGACTGTGGATATGGGTATTGACAGATCATACCCCTCATTGGTAAATCCCCTTATTGAGCAGGTTTTTGTTAACCTTATTTCCAATGCCATAAAATATGGTCCAAAAGGTGGTCATGTGGATATATCCATATCAGATGCAGGGAAAGAATGGCAGGTAAATGTGAAAGACAACGGCAGTGGTATACCTGAACAGGACAGGGAAATGATCTTCACCCGTTTTTCAAGATTAGATAAGGTCAATAAAGGCAGTATCAAAGGTACGGGTCTTGGTCTTGCAATTGTGCACAAGATAGTTACTCTTCACAATGGTGGTGTTGGTGTGGATAGCAATTCTCCTGAAAACGGCAGTAATTTCTGGGTCCGGCTTAATAAGGCCCCGACAATTTAG
- a CDS encoding SpoIIE family protein phosphatase — protein sequence MRVATESRSFNGDIHCGDQCDWWLEDDTLTLCMVDGLGHGKHAEEAAKAALDYVSSHLQESLGTLFSGCDRAIKQTRGVAMSIARIDQNEGILEYGGIGNTRTMIYGEKASHFPSSWGIVGGGFRHLHIERANISTNDLLVMWTDGIPENIKISSYDSYMLQDEQQLAKKILDDHGRMTDDATILVYMQG from the coding sequence ATGCGAGTAGCAACAGAATCACGTTCGTTCAATGGTGATATACACTGTGGAGACCAGTGTGACTGGTGGCTTGAAGATGATACATTGACTCTCTGTATGGTTGATGGACTCGGTCATGGTAAACATGCTGAAGAAGCAGCAAAAGCTGCTTTAGATTACGTTTCCTCTCATCTGCAGGAATCTCTTGGTACTCTGTTCTCAGGATGTGACAGGGCTATAAAACAAACAAGAGGTGTAGCCATGAGCATCGCCCGCATCGATCAGAATGAGGGTATTCTTGAGTATGGGGGTATTGGAAATACTCGTACAATGATATATGGTGAAAAAGCTTCTCATTTTCCTTCCAGCTGGGGTATCGTAGGTGGTGGATTCAGGCATTTACATATTGAGAGGGCAAATATTTCCACAAATGATCTTCTGGTAATGTGGACTGATGGTATTCCTGAAAATATTAAGATTTCATCGTATGACTCATACATGCTACAGGATGAGCAACAGCTGGCAAAAAAAATACTGGATGATCACGGGCGCATGACTGATGATGCAACCATATTAGTGTATATGCAGGGGTGA